One genomic segment of Lewinellaceae bacterium includes these proteins:
- the gldN gene encoding gliding motility protein GldN: MKNLFIFPVLLLWAGIGFSQNDQPQAEAAFITEAGDPFEEQVIDGVVERRIIVENRVLPYEPVREADVPWEKKIWSVINVREKINLPFAYPKMPFFTILADAAKNGEFSVYKDDDFKDIMTVSELEGKLFSVDTVSVTDPETYEVTLAITRSDLNPSDIQRFRVKEVVFFDKKASRVKRRILGIAPIKDVIDKTTGQLLYPEPLFWVYYPQAREALSKYRVFNAENDAAPMTWDMVLEEHMFSSYIFKESNVMDRRLQDYLTGVDILYESQKIKDRLFNFEQDLWEY, from the coding sequence ATGAAAAACTTATTCATTTTTCCAGTATTGCTATTGTGGGCCGGCATTGGTTTCAGTCAAAATGACCAGCCGCAGGCCGAAGCAGCCTTTATCACCGAGGCAGGGGATCCGTTTGAAGAGCAAGTTATCGATGGTGTAGTTGAACGCAGGATTATTGTGGAGAATCGAGTCTTGCCCTATGAACCGGTACGTGAGGCAGATGTGCCTTGGGAGAAAAAGATCTGGAGTGTGATCAATGTTCGCGAAAAGATCAATCTTCCTTTCGCTTACCCGAAGATGCCTTTCTTCACCATCCTGGCAGATGCCGCTAAAAATGGCGAGTTCTCTGTCTATAAAGATGATGACTTTAAAGACATCATGACGGTATCGGAACTGGAAGGTAAATTGTTTTCTGTTGACACCGTGTCTGTGACCGATCCCGAGACGTATGAGGTGACACTGGCAATTACCAGAAGCGATTTAAATCCTTCAGACATCCAGAGATTCCGAGTGAAAGAAGTGGTCTTCTTCGATAAAAAGGCCTCTCGTGTGAAACGTAGAATTCTGGGCATTGCTCCGATAAAAGATGTGATTGATAAGACCACAGGCCAGTTACTGTATCCAGAACCACTCTTTTGGGTTTATTATCCTCAGGCACGCGAAGCGTTGTCAAAATATCGGGTATTCAATGCTGAAAACGACGCCGCTCCAATGACTTGGGACATGGTATTGGAAGAACACATGTTCTCCAGCTATATCTTCAAAGAATCCAATGTTATGGATCGTCGTCTGCAGGATTATCTGACCGGAGTTGACATTCTGTATGAATCACAAAAGAT